A section of the Macadamia integrifolia cultivar HAES 741 chromosome 9, SCU_Mint_v3, whole genome shotgun sequence genome encodes:
- the LOC122089399 gene encoding TBC1 domain family member 13-like, translated as MERVVVKNEPNQSAMVKERVPEWLNNSLWSSNPPPNDDRLLRYAPKPSTVPESPTEPPIPEPPPKPREIEEEKPPTRETRDTPHDDEHISPSPSISAEDISRQSQLLAELSKKIINLRELRRLASQGIPDGAGIRATVWKVLLGYLPCDRSLWATELAKKRSQYKHFKEELLVNPSDITRMLDKSAGLENHDSECEGRGLLPRSEIPHGEHPLSLGKSSVWNQFFQDTEIIEQIDRDVKRTHPDMHFFSGDSSFARSNQEALRIILIVFAKLNPGIRYVQGMNEVLAPLFYVCKNDPDEENAASAEEDTFFCFVELLSGFRDNFCQQLDNSVVGIRSTITKLSKLLKEHDEELWRHLEVTTKINPQFYAFRWITLLLTQEFNFADSLHIWDTLLSDPEGPQDTLLRICCAMLILIRRRLLAGDFTSNLKLLQNYPSTNISHLLYVADKLRARSVG; from the exons ATGGAGAGAGTAGTGGTAAAGAACGAACCAAACCAATCGGCAATGGTGAAGGAACGCGTACCGGAGTGGCTCAACAACTCTCTCTGGTCTTCAAATCCCCCACCTAACGACGATCGTCTCCTCCGATATGCTCCCAAACCCTCTACCGTTCCCGAATCACCCACTGAACCGCCGATTCCAGAGCCTCCTCCCAAACCCcgagaaatagaagaagaaaaaccgcCCACGCGGGAAACCAGAGATACACCACACGATGATGAACACATCTCTCCGAGTCCGAGTATCTCAGCCGAGGATATTTCTCGCCAGTCCCAGCTCTTAGCCGAG CTCTCGAAGAAGATTATTAATTTGCGAGAGCTGCGGAGATTAGCATCTCAGGGGATACCTGATGGGGCTGGAATCCGTGCTACCGTTTGGAAG GTCCTACTGGGATATCTGCCGTGTGATCGTAGCTTGTGGGCAACAGAGCTGGCTAAGAAGCGCTCTCAGTACAAGCATTTCAAAGAGGAACTTCTGGTGAATCCT TCAGATATCACAAGGATGTTGGATAAATCTGCTGGTCTTGAAAATCATGATTCAGAATGTGAAGGAAGAGGCCTGCTTCCGAGATCAGAAATTCCTCATGGAGAGCATCCATTAAGCCTTGGAAAGAGCAGCGTTTGGAATCAATTCTTCCAG GACACAGAGATCATAGAGCAAATTGACCGGGATGTGAAGCGCACTCATCCAGACATGCACTTTTTTTCAGGGGACTCTTCCTTTGCAAGGTCAAATCAG GAAGCACTGAGAATCATATTGATAGTGTTTGCCAAGTTGAACCCGGGTATAAGATATGTACAGGGGATGAATGAGGTTTTGGCACCTTTGTTCTATGTATGCAAGAATGACCCAGATGAGGAAAATGCG GCCTCTGCAGAAGAAGACacatttttttgtttcgttGAGTTGTTAAGTGGATTCCGTGACAATTTTTGTCAGCAACTTGACAACAGTGTTGTTGGTATCCGTTCGACAATTACAAAGTTGTCAAAGCTATTGAAGGAGCATGACGAGGAGCTTTGGCGTCATCTTGAGGTCACAACCAAA ATCAATCCACAATTCTATGCATTTAGATGGATAACCCTCCTGTTGACCCAAGAATTCAATTTCGCAGACAGCCTTCATATTTGGGACACACTTTTGAGTGACCCTGAGGGTCCTCAG GATACCCTGCTCAGAATATGCTGTGCCATGCTGATTCTCATCCGGAGACGTCTACTTGCGGGTGATTTCACTTCAAATCTCAAGCTTCTCCAGAACTACCCATCAACAAATATCAGTCATCTCCTCTATGTTGCTGACAAGTTGCGTGCACGGTCTGTCGGATAA